A stretch of the Uranotaenia lowii strain MFRU-FL chromosome 3, ASM2978415v1, whole genome shotgun sequence genome encodes the following:
- the LOC129750515 gene encoding uncharacterized protein LOC129750515, whose translation MEGSKFLVEKLRSGGYESWRFKVEMLLVRENLWKYVREDAPEPPTEAWAEGDAKARATIVLLVDDSQHPLIRECQTARETWHQLKNHHQKTTMFTKVSLLKKLCRAEYTDNEDMENHLFRMDELFSSLTNAGQELGNSLKVAMVLKSMPDSFDTLTTALESRSDDELTMELVKSKLIDEAQKRAEKSGESILLRAAEKKPSLIGGLLHVAANTRPDIATSVGILWRSVSSPTQADWTEAKRVLRYLKSTMDHELVLGSGQHKLEAYSNADWASDAASRKSNTGYMFLLSGGPICWASKRQTCVALSSTEAKYVALAECCQELVWIKRLLRDFNIHIHQPTRIFGDNQACIKQLQSTRINNRSKHVDTKYHYVRSLYEDGTITVSYCSSEDMVADILIKPLAYLKLGKFREAAGVTLSRRSVEHAVPNNDRQPQHAMT comes from the exons ATGGAAGGCAGCAAGTTCCTGGTCGAGAAGCTACGCAGCGGCGGATACGAATCATGGCGATTCAAAGTGGAAATGCTGTTGGTGCGCGAAAATCTCTGGAAATACGTGAGGGAGGACGCCCCTGAACCTCCGACGGAAGCGTGGGCAGAGGGAGACGCCAAAGCACGAGCCACAATCGTTTTGCTGGTAGACGACAGTCAGCATCCGCTGATTCGGGAATGCCAAACCGCGAGGGAAACATGGCATCAACTGAAGAACCATCATCAGAAAACCACCATGTTCACGAAAGTATCGTTGCTGAAAAAACTCTGCAGGGCAGAGTACACCGACAACGAGGACATGGAAAACCATTTGTTCCGCATGGACGAGCTATTTTCTAGCTTGACAAACGCCGGGCAAGAGCTGGGCAACAGTCTCAAAGTGGCCATGGTGTTAAAAAGTATGCCTGACTCTTTTGACACCCTCACAACCGCTTTGGAAAGCCGATCCGATGACGAGCTCACGATGGAACTCGTCAAGAGCAAGCTGATAGACGAAGCCCAGAAACGAGCGGAAAAATCCGGGGAATCCATTCTGCTGCGAGCCGCAGAAAAGAAGCC CAGCCTTATCGGTGGTCTGTTGCACGTGGCAGCCAACACCCGACCGGACATCGCAACCAGTGTGGGCATACTGTGGCGATCAGTAAGCTCACCTACCCAAGCCGATTGGACGGAGGCCAAACGGGTGCTTCGTTATCTGAAATCGACGATGGACCATGAGTTGGTACTAGGATCCGGCCAACATAAGCTGGAAGCTTATTCCAACGCAGACTGGGCCAGCGATGCAGCAAGCCGGAAATCCAATACCGGTTACATGTTTCTGCTCAGTGGTGGTCCGATTTGCTGGGCATCAAAAAGGCAAACCTGCGTGGCATTAAGCAGCACCGAGGCAAAATACGTGGCGCTCGCTGAGTGCTGCCAAGAGTTGGTGTGGATCAAACGACTTCTTCGAGATTTCAACATTCACATCCACCAACCAACCAGAATATTTGGGGACAACCAGGCGTGCATCAAGCAGTTACAATCTACCCGGATCAACAACCGTTCGAAGCACGTGGACACCAAATATCATTATGTCCGCTCCCTTTACGAAGATGGGACAATAACCGTGAGCTACTGTTCTTCCGAAGATATGGTGGCGGATATATTAATCAAGCCGTTGGCTTACCTCAAGTTGGGAAAATTCCGAGAAGCAGCTGGAGTTACGCTgtcgaggaggagtgttgaacATGCAGTTCCGAATAACGACAGACAACCTCAGCATGCCATGACTTAG